The genomic DNA actattatttcatttttataaattAAAGGTCATTATGAGAAAATtaggtcataattatgagaaagtgaAGTCACAATTGAGAGTCAGTTATGAGAAAAGTaatagtcataattatgaagaaagtaaaacataataatgagAAAATTAAAAGACAATTATAAGAAAATTAAGTCAATTATGAGAAGTCATATTACGAGAAAAttaagttataattatgagaaaaacagAGTTTAAAGAGCTCATAATTAAGTTACagtaactgtatataatgcttTAAATTAGTGTTAAATTTTGTTTAAAGAGCCTTTGTTTGCTATTTAGgatcatatttattatacagttatttttaatgtattcaagTGTTTGTCACTGATATTTTCAGTGAAACCGTTCGGTTGTTCCTGACAGCGGATGATGAGTCGAACAGTTTAGaatacagacattttttttataaattctaAGTTATGAGTTGTTTTAGCTTGAAAGAGAAATTAGATGCACAACATTCTCTCATTAAAATACTCTAATAATGGGATAAAATAGATTTCTATAACTAATAATAAAGTGCTGGTTTGAAAACCCAGTTTGAGGCCCTTGACCTGGAGCtttacagtgtgtttgtgtgtgtgttctcctgCATTATTAATGTAACACACGTGAGGAGCGTTTACTGCTGATAGCACAGACACGTGGAATGTAAAGAAAGGCCTCAGTGAAGGCTTCACCAACCAAAACCTGCTCCcacttcatcacattcctccctctgtgtgtgtgtgcgtgtgtgcgtgtgtgcgtgtgtgcgtgtgtgtttaaagCAGGAGTGTCAAACCTGGTTTACGTCAGAACAGTCTTAATCCGATCACTGAAAATAGCTCCGCGACCAAAATTTGGCTTCCAACCCATAAGTTGAGAACCACCGGCCTAAAGCAGCATGGTGTCGCTGCTTCTCCAGACCTGGAAAACACTTTACAAACAAGTTcagaaatttaatttaaaaagtaagaacaattagtttaaagtggcaaataattggcatgacaaatcattaaaggtagggtaggtaattttctccagatacactttttaagtttttagttgaaattctttatgtcctgacagaaattaagatcttatgtgctctgaaaaaaaagtgcagcaCTCAGAAGATGCtactttcaaaatcatgctagttttcaaaaaattacctaccctgcctttaatgtggttaaattggcaaaaaaataagcatgaaatatgttaaaaagaggttaaaagtgaaaataatgggacaaaatatgtgacattagttggaaaagtggtggaagggGTTTTTAAGTGctaaaaatgtgagaaaaaaaatgtgcagaaaaggcattgaagtttgattaagtgtcagaaatgggagtaatgtagcaaaaatgcattaaaagtaacaaaaaatatggcaagaaaaaagtgataaaaataggctacatttggtgagtttggtgtagttgcagaaaaaatggttaaaaaaaacaaacaaaattgtgCAGTGATTAAAGTTGCTCGTTTCTGCTTTAGGCAATATCATCCGACCAGCAGCAAAAAGGGGCGTTTTGGTTTGTAAGCGGGTACACCCCTTTCAAAGGCAGAAATACCCCCTTCTTATTTGCTTCTGAATTGTAACTTAACGTCTGGTTTTGATCggtatttcaaaataagatattgTAATCTGCAATAGTattgttacatttaattttagGGCTAGGGCCCTAACCCTGACGGAAGTCAAGATGCGGAAATGACGTTTTATCAAACCCTTCCTGAATGGTTGGTTAAAAGCTACCTCAACCCCCACTAAGGCGGTTTTGTAGCCCATCCGAAACGCCCCCACAGCTAACCCAATCCTCCTCTCTTTAGGGACATCAGTGGTGTTTTATCGCCCCCTGCTGGTCAGTTCTGGGCTTTGCTTTTGTCTgaccccagtgtgtgtgtgtgtgtcactcctGCTTTAAACCATGTTTTCCTGTTTGATGTCTGAAAAAGAAATGTGTGTAGATTAGCTCAGAATAGACACAACATCGCACGCAGTGTGCATGCTCACAGTGCATATTGTTCCAAGCTCAATAAAGTATACACACACGTGTTCTGTCTCCTCtgttacacacatgcacacacacaaaaacacaagaagaaTACGCAATAGGAcccaacaataaacaaaacaaaaaataaataaataaaaatacacaacacaaaaaaattagaaaaacatCAAGGGCctatgctacgaatctagataattatatgcTGAATTAATCTCTGCTTCAACTAACCAACGACAGTCGATCATAACACGCTATGTTAAACCAAGTGATTTCAGCCTCGGTACGTGCGagttcacataaaaggggtggagattgcagcgtctgaccaatcaatgaagAACCTGGCAGAGTGAGCGTCTTTACAATagaggaacagtttatgatcttaatgaatttaaatccaCGATGACAGCAAaaagcaacagtgttagtgcagcgcaccaggaggcggagcttttatactcgctcagatctgatccacttcataacttggtcccgattaggttaggtgttgcttaggttaacattattaaaaacactgttgttacagaaaaggcaggaatgaaagaacttAGGctggaagctgctgacactcttaatgcgtaaaagcgtgatattatttatgatatgaatccattggatgataaacgaacagcgctctgatcagttaaactttattacggcacacacatttttctattcaagtagacctatttatcacacacactgggatgagaacacattgtttcacagtctgtcgtatgttcctgctgatgcggtCAGCCTCATtatagcgtatgaatgaattaattaattaatgaccaCCCTGCCGTGCATACAAAGACACAGGTTTCCTCAGCTGACaatagatcagtccatcagttataaatatatctttcctaaaggatgtcatcggtaaatgataggattgcatcaatgtctaaatattctctcccctgtcagctgtcagatccacacagtgacgtgttcacacatcaccttttattggactgcTTGCTTCCTAAGAGAACTGATGGGTCAGGAAgcgggactttagcactcgctcagatcctagccagagcaaaacctgctgCCGACCAGGCATGTCGTTCatcctaagttaccatggtgctttagctccgtaagatgtTAGTGAGCTTCGTAGTCCTGCACACattgattaaatcctggaagttagcgcgataagaggtaatctcaCTTTGTAACATAGGCCCCAAATTATATCAAGattacacataaaacacacaataaacacaaaagaagAGCAATAAAAATACGACACgttgactaaaaatacacaaaattacatcaagAGAACAAGAACACATTGAAAAGatacaaaacagaaacagtaataacacaaaatgacaccaaaaacacacaatgagcaattaaaaggaaagaaagatttTCCAGCTGAGTGTGTGTCCCTCAGGCTCTGTATGATAATGAGGAAACgatatgacaccaaaaacacacaaaacagcagaaaaatacccaacactaaagcaaaaaacaacagaCTTCAAAAAACCGCAacagaatgacacaaaaataaagaaaaaacaacaaagacacaaaatgacagaaaaatacacagcacaaaagcaaagaaataacaaaactacagagaaaggacagaaaaacacacaacagaaaaatgaagaaaatgacaataaaaacacaaaaccactgacagaaatacacaaatattacagaaaaatacacaagattactccaaaaacataaaaacaacaagacaacaaaattataccaaaaacacacaagaccagaccaaaagaaatgcacacaaaatacagGAGAATATACAAAGggacaacaaaaccacaaaaaatacatagaagaaaaacacaattacacacatgactaaaatatacaaatattacagaaaaccacacaaaataactaattaaatacacaaaaatgactcatagaccacaaaaatggaggaaactaaagtgcaagaaaaaaaaaaggtgtggtTTTATGAGTGCTAGCTGCTGTGTGAGGCATGAGAGTGACAGTGACATGTGACTGAGCTGAAGGAGGAAGTGTTCTGCTGTCAGTGTatctgtgtctttgtgtgtgttcgtgtgtgtgaagCCTCCAGCAGCCCCCGGTCAGGGGCAGAGGAGCAGCTCAGCCCAGGAGGAGAATCACACAGGTACAAACTCACTGTCctcactcacatacacacaccacaatacacacaacactacacacttcctcatttcacacacagcaacacaaccTGAGCATTAAAATAACTGCAGCAGAAATAGACCAGAAgcacataaacacacatcaGGATTATCAGATTAAAAGAGTTTGAAAGTCTGAAACTCTAAATTCAGACTTTCAAACTGTTATTTCAGACTTTCTAACTCTTAATTGAGATTTTCAGTCTTAATTCCAACTTTCAAACTCTAAATTCCGACTTTCAAACTCTAAATTCCGACTTTCAAACTCTAAATTCCGACTTTCAAAATCTTATTTCAGACTTTCAAAGTCTTATTTCAGACTTTCAAAGTCTTATTTCAGACTTTCAAAGTCTTATTTCAGACTTTCAAACTCTTAATTGAGAGTTTGAAAGTCTGAAATAACAGTGAGTTTGGAAGTCTAAATTATAACAGGAAGTCACTGAAAAGACCTAAAAagtcattgtgaaatttgtgataacGATGAGTTAAGTCAGTTTCAATGAGAAAATACGTTCTGcacctataataataataatacaattatattctttgattttgtttgattaaaagtGTCTGAAAAGgtgtacaataaaaaaataacagaaaagtatgaaaatgactttataatgtaataatatttgaaataaattgaaatgaaCTGTTTAGCTGCGGAGGATTGGGTCagctgattgtgtgtgtgtgtgtgtgtgtgtgtgtgtgtgtaacgttATCAGTGGACCATAAAGAGTCACACTGTGAGCTCGTGGTGTTTTTGCAGGTGAACTGTCGTAGTGATGGAAGGACAAAAGACTCTGTTGCACTTCCCTCCGTACGGCGCCgttggctcctcctcctctagaGACATGATTAGCTCCGCCTCCTCAGACACGTGTCCCACCTGTAGAGGCTCAGGGTTGATCCCCAAGGGTCACGAGGACCAGCTGGTGGCCGTTATACCATGTAACGATGTCAGACTGAAACCCAGCCGCacgtaagtgtgtgtgtgtgtgtgtgtgtgggtgtgtgtgtgggtgtgtgtcaaACATCCTTCCCGTGAACAGGAAGCTGTACGTCTGCATCTCCATGGTGACCTGCCTCCTCCTCTGCtgcctcttcctcttcttcctgttTCCGAGGAGCGTCTCCATCTCTCCCGTGTCCGTGGTCTCCGTCCTCGTCTTCTTCTCTCCCTCCAACGTGCACATGGAGGTCacggtaaacaaacaaacaaacaaacaaacagcattCACTAACAACACAGAGGTCACAGTAAACAATGAGTAAAcattacaaacaacaaaatacacaacaacattCAAGAACCAACATCCACATGGAGGTAAACAATgactaaacaaaacacaataaactgaTATAACCTCTGTCACAAccaaacaatacaaaaacaacaatcatATACCAATGTTTACAcagtaaacaacaaacaaataatataaaacaaccgTGTGCATGGAGGTAACAGTAAGcaataaatgaacaaacaaaatcaacattgatATAACTTCTGTCCATATAAAGGTCATGCtaagcaacaacaaaacaataaaaaaaaacattcataaacCAACGCTCACATGGAGGTAAACAATGAGTAAACAGTGATAAAACCTCCGTCAGAATGGAGGTCATGTTAAGCAATAAgaatacaaataaacattaataaaccaATATTCACacagtaaacaataaacaaatagatACCATTAAACAGCTGTGTGCATCGCGGTCACTGTAAAGAATGAAaaagacaataaacaaaatccaTACAAATCAtggtaaataacaaaaaacaacaacattcatAAACCAACGTCCTACGGAAGTCACAGTAAACAATTagtaaacaaagaaaacaaacaaaaaacgttGATAAAACCACATGGTAAACAATAAGaatagaaacaaacaaacaatcattTTAAGATGATTTAAAGACGATTTAACGTTGATTAAACCATGAAACGTTTGCTCTCAGAATCTAATCAACGTCTCCAACCTGAACTTCGTCCCAGTTCACGTGGTCCAGTTCACCATTCAGGCGCTCATCGAAGACACCATCGTAGGAACCAATAAGTTCAGCAACATGAGCTCCATCCAATCACGCTCCATGAAATCAGTGAGTTTATCAGCCTGAAGTAAACGGACACCCTGGGTGGGCGTGGCCtaatcaatgtgtgtgtttctgcagttCGTGGTTAAATCTGATCTGGACATCGTAGACGCTGGATTAAAGTgagacttcctcctcctcttcctcgctAACCAGCGTCCATCTTTAatgtctgtgtgtctctctTTCAGCACCTACTGCCAGTCCGCCTCCATCACCAGCCACACCTTATTCCTGTTGCTGCAGTAAGTTTACCCTTTGACCCCACTCAGCCAGTGCCGCTATGTGCttagctaaccaaaacatgtgagactggtggcttcgtgctaagctaacctaaacatgtgggactggttgctacgtgttAAGCAAACTCAAATATGTGGAGAAGGGTCTAGCTGCAGCCGCAGCAGCGACAAACCACGCCCCTTATAAAATACACCTTATTGATACCCCTGAGCCAataccagaggggtattccataaatgagggttaacaaactctgagtctatccataaactctgggtcaacataacctgcgatgggaaactctgggccTGTCACCGCCTGGCCAACCTGCCAAGCTAACCCAAATATATGGGACTGATTGCTACATGCTATATCAACCAAATATGTGGGACTGGCTACTACATGCTAAgcaaacccaaacatgtgggactggttgctacgtgataagctaacccaaacatataTGGGACTGGTcgatacatgctaagctaacccaaacatgtaggactgattgctacatgctaagctaacccaaaaatgtatgggactggtcgctacgtgccaagctaacccaaacatgtgggactggttgctacgtgctaagctaacccaaacatatatgggactggttgctacgtgctaagctaacccaaacatataTGGGACTGGTCaataatgctaagctaacccaaacatgtatgaaactggttgctacgtgctaagctaacccaaacatgtatgGAACTGGTCAAtacttgctaagctaacccaaacatgtgggactggtcactatGTGCAAAATAATTGCTTCGTACTGTATCAACCAAATATGTGGGACTTGCTACTACATGCTATggtaacccaaacatgtgggactggttgctacatgcaaagctaacccaaacatgtaagggactggtcgctacatgccaAGCCAACCCaagcatgtgggactggttgctacatgctaagctaacccaaacatgtatgggactggttgctacgtgccaagctaacccaaacatgtatgGCACCGGTCGCTACCTGCCAAGCTCACCTGAATATATGGGACTGATTGCTATGTGCTATATCAACcaaatatgtgggactggttgctacgtgataagctaacccaaacatataTGGGACTGGTcgatacatgctaagctaactcaaacgtGTAGGCCtgattgctacatgctaagctaacccaaacatgtagaactggttgctacatgctaagctaacccaaacatgtatgggactggtcgctacgtgccaagctaacccaaacatatggaactggttgctatgtgctaagctaacccaaacattatTAGGCTGATCTTAATATTCTTGTGCGTTCTCATCCACAGGATGACCATGAACATCTCCTACCTGTCCCACACGGAGCAGCTCTCACTCAACACCTTCGAGTACGTGGACTATGGAGCCAACACCACCGTCCCTCACCCTGTCAGGAGGATTAGGTAGTCACCAAATACTCAAAAGCActgaggggcggagctaatgcTGCCAAAGATCTTGTGTTGCTGTCAAATGAACTCTCATGCTCAGAGGGatgctgtgattggtcaaatctatatatatatatatatattttataaattatgcacatacagtaaataaaattatttttaaaaaatacattgttctcatcaatattattaatattaatatttgattttgagaccagttttttttaaatcctcagAACGCCTtatactttgttgttgtttaaatatttgttatttttaattgtttaatttaaccaattaaagaaaaaatatataaaagtttgattattta from Gouania willdenowi chromosome 19, fGouWil2.1, whole genome shotgun sequence includes the following:
- the tmem106a gene encoding transmembrane protein 106A yields the protein MEGQKTLLHFPPYGAVGSSSSRDMISSASSDTCPTCRGSGLIPKGHEDQLVAVIPCNDVRLKPSRTKLYVCISMVTCLLLCCLFLFFLFPRSVSISPVSVVSVLVFFSPSNVHMEVTNLINVSNLNFVPVHVVQFTIQALIEDTIVGTNKFSNMSSIQSRSMKSFVVKSDLDIVDAGLNTYCQSASITSHTLFLLLQMTMNISYLSHTEQLSLNTFEYVDYGANTTVPHPVRRIR